The following nucleotide sequence is from Acyrthosiphon pisum isolate AL4f chromosome A2, pea_aphid_22Mar2018_4r6ur, whole genome shotgun sequence.
AACGAAGACTTAATTTAACGGATATGAAATAAACTGACTTAGGTTGAACTGTtgatgtatacataaaaaacatgtttaccaattattaataattgcataatttataactgaataaataaaaataattaaaaataaataactaatacattTGTAATGAAAATGAGATTATCTTTGTAGAGATTCTTCTAATAAATTTGTCAGCTTTTGTCGTGAccttttattgttttgacacACACAGTTTATGACAgctaataattgtttatgtgTATATTCCTGAAATGTATATGTAAACAAAgagttattaatgtttatttattttatttattaagcacattaataaattaatataacctgATGATCCCTTGTCCATGTTTCCAATGATGTTTCAGGTAAGTAATAAGCCTTGATATACACTTCAACTAGTTCTTTATGTGGTAATGGATTAATGGGGCAAATTGAGTTTATTTGTGACATAAACTGTGTGAAATCAAGTTGCATTAATGCTCGGCCagcatttgaacattttttggctaatgaaaatctaaaataaaaataatattgagtagtaacaaaaatttgaatagttaattaataaattttaccCTTCGATAAAAACGGATGATACTAGAACAGCTATAGCTTCCCAAATAGAATTTAATACCTGctcgtttaaatatatatttggtgtCGATGTTTTAAGAGTTTTAAAAAATGCTCGTAACTCCTATAAATATGATTagtcattgaaaaaataaaaaaattagattctCATATTCTATTAAACATACTTGTAGGAAATAATCAACATATCCGCTGTGTTCGCACATAATATCTTTTACCTCCCAATTGACTTTAGTCATCATGCCAAGTACTTGATTATAATCAATAGATTTACAAATCACACGACCATATACTGGTTTTCGTAAATCTACAGCTACTGCTACAgtcttaaacaaatatttaatatattatctcttTGTAACAAATcaataatccaaaaatattggttttataatttgttattatgcaTCATCATTAAAcactgttaaaataaataattaattgtacttgattaaaaaattgttgtaaTGAATAACTGCTTGTATCCGATGTtaataatgtattcaaataagAATGTAATAGCTTGTACTGTTCTCCTAAAAACACTAATGATTCTACAGCAACAATTCGTTCAGAAATGCTATATAAATTGTTTGCATCTGATAGACTTAACATGTGAAGTGCTACTGGTTCTCGAatctgaaatttaatttttcatacaaatattaaaaaattttcctataaagttaacacatttaattttcaacctaattcacaacaaataattataatttataaacaagaaAAACTATACActaaagtatgaaaaatatacaagGGTGGAAGTATGTTAAATGGCCAGGAGCGCTGATGAACTCTTGTTACGGCTCTACAGAGTGTACAGaccatctccactcagaatcatttttcgtatacaataatattttatcattgaattcaaatttcttTTCGAAAAActcagatttttttattttatttcaaacaatggtatagtataatttgtaaaaaatcatGGACACTTCTCCGTCTAACCCACAAATCTATACATACCCTTCCAAAACCAACTCAGGAGTTTCGATCGCTATCATAAACAGCGACCAATCCTTATCGTACAAACTACCAGACCATAACAGTATCTATATACGGTGGGATAATTTGCACTCCTCAAGGGAGTCCATCTAGCCATTGAACTGCCCGATTCGACCATTAATATTTGTACAGATTTGCTCAGCGCTCTTAACAATCTGAAGTATAACTTGCACTCAATCACCCTAGCAATTAAAATAAGCAACGTCATTGAAAAAGCCAACAAGAACATACAGTTTATATGTATACCAGGCCATTGTGGAATAGATGGCAATAAGAAAGCTAACAAAGCGGCTTGTGAAACAGTTAATGAGCCTCTGACCAAAATACGCACCTATTCCTCACTCATTGACAGTCATAGGAAGGTCAGCacttattatatcaatttatggGAATTCTAATGGCGGCATACACCTAATAATAAActcaaaagaaattaaaaatacaaccgCATACTGGCCCAAACCCCATACATCAAATCGCAAAGATGAAGTAGTTATCAACAGACTATGTATAGGACACTCAAAGGACCTGTAATGTGCCAAACCTGCAAAGAACCTCTCACAGTCAAGCACCACCTTGTCTACTGTCAAAACCATATAGATACTAGAAAAAGCTTAGAAATGCCTAACAACCTCTTCGAAGCCCTTAGCCCAATCCAAGACAACACCAATAAAATCATCACATTTCTAAAACTTATTAATATGTACAACTTAATTTAAggaaactattgtattatttatattatgtaactaattatttttcttttgttccaAGCTAATAACCTAGTAATTGATGATGTatcatgaataaaaaaaaaaaattgtaaaaaaagcattagttttaaagaaatattatacattttgagattaaaatagTAGTTTTCCTAATTAGTcaagttacattatttttttatttttcacttttacaaattaaaaacaaataaaagtaacttaacctTTAaacttaacatacattttttttacatattaagttaaattaaagagttaaatatattagttaactTTCCTAGCCTTGCTGCATtgtaaatacttacaaatgGATCTTGATTTGTTTCATTTTCATGGTTACATTGAATTAAAGTGTTGCATATCCTAGTTATTACTGATTGAAGTTTTACGCTATTTACACCACTACATATCTGAGGCTACAAACAACATACAAggtaatttaatgaataatattcagCCAATGCTTTTTGTACTTACCAGTATGTCTGATGTAAATAGCAAATGGACTGAGTACAGATAATATTCAAACAGCTGACATAAGCAAGTGACTACATCTTctgatattgattttaatatattacatatttttaagtattttccaCAATGTCTCATTACTGTCAGTGTTGTATTTGTAAGCAAAGGTGGCCTTTCATAATTATCTGctgttatattatcattttctgtGTCTTCATAACTGTTATTAGTATCATCACTACAAACACTATTTCCATCCATctagaaaaaatgtaataaacaacattaatacattactaaaaattcgtaaaatatatgtttattattacctCTGTATCTAATATATCTTCACAGTAGGtagtatttaaatcattatcaaACGGTGATTTATCTGACGTGAAATGTAAATATTCACTTGTACTAATAGAGCTACTGTCCATAGATGAATTTCTACTATGAGTTAGATGAGAAGAATCAGTTTTttgaatatgatttttaattgttctaTATTCCTTATGGtaaaagtatatgtatattaattctattaaataatcattaaaatattttattattttcttacctgcagttgaaataaattaaattcacgtTTCACTGGACAAGGAGTCCAACTTtcgttttcaaaaaatattgtaagctCATCTAGACAATTTTTATGATAGGTATGAAAATAACTGATACAAGACTTTTTAGTATCATTTTGTAATTGTTCCGATTTACTATTACAAAATTCTTCACCAATTTTAATAtgcctaaaaaataatattatattaaaaataataaattgctctcaattattgttttatcataaataagatggtttatattatattgcaattacttaaacacataccCAAAGAAATAgggtataaaacataaaaagcAGCTTCCTAAATGCAGCGAGAAACTGttgtttaaaattcattaattaagaaaaaaatttgatgtTTATCATATGTGCACTTAGGCCAAGTTATAGACATAGACCGGTATTGGGCAATTGTTTAACCGcacttctataaaaataatgaattgaatgAAGCACATCATTCATTGCTTAGGGATCGGAAAAGTAGTTAGCAGGACTCTTAAAATGGCGATTGAAGTCAGAAATGCACCTAATAACTatcaaatagtaaaatatttatcaggtTTCCATTCAAATCTTTTCAAAAGAGAAAGAGGCCAAGCCTCAAAATTTTGAGAGGTACACAAGAATTCAGTGCGGTATTCAGAGCCAGTAGGCTGTCGGCATATGATGTGGTTAAACAATAGCACAATATGTTCATAAttagttgaaattaaaaattaaaaaaaaatcatatatctTCAtactttaaatggttataaattcttaataagTCTGACAATAATGCAGTTCAATCTGATTGTAGTTTTGTATAAAcctttgttaatttaaataatttaagaaaaaagtaTCTAGTAAACTGcatattttgttctaaaaatagataatttctAATACTTGTTTAGGATGGACAGCACTTGAAGAAAGtcgtcaaatttgaattttgtcatatttgaattgaatactaaattagatattttggtaATGATGTCACCCCATAACCTTGTTGGacctatttcaaattttttactaatatattctTGATTTACATATTCTTCAATATCATCTGAAACACAcagtgataaatataataaaaaatgtaattgacattattaaaatgttatcaaaatctttggtactttcctgttatacgagacTACAGCTATTATCGAGACTACTACCCAAGACTACTTTCGTTATCGCGACTACCTATCTTAGCTGATATTATAgctgaatgaaaataatactaaataagttgcgattatatatctatcattacgtatattattagtttttgtaattgGTGTTTCCCACGGCAAATTTGgtatattagaaataattattatgtatttaatttttttttaatttcattttgacCATCcccacaatacatattattaaaaaataaatcaaagaaGGCAAGAAAATTAAGGTAGTCTCGTAAAACTGGAAAGTACCATTTTGGTAGTCTCAGATAAAAGGATTGTGATGTTTCACAAAGTAAGCGCGGTAGTCGCGATAACGGAGGTAGTCTTGGGTGGTAGTCGCGATAACAGCCGTAGTCTCGTTGAACAGGAAAGTACCAAATCTTTATACAAAGTTTAAAACGTTGTGTacacaatactaataatatattaataccttcACTGTCTGTACTAATATCTTTAAACTCTCTATGCCAATCTGCCGCTTTCTTATAACTTTGTAatatattccaaaatattttactcaatgCAATAAGACATGGAATTAATTGTTCATCAGGAACacactattttgaaaataatgtaacattgtttaataaatcacaagcaattaaataaatgaaatataaaaaaatataacctgGCACAAAAGGGCAAAtgagtttttattgttttccacCTTATctgtattaacaaataaattgattGTATCAAACGAAGTACTGTGGACCGCTGATGTATAATGCATATGCAATTGGTCAATAGCAATTCTTGTTTTACCCAATCGTCTATAAGCTTCTTGAATAGCTGAATACTTTTCATTATCAAAATTGAAACACatctatataaacatatttatataacaaatatattgctatttcactatattcaaatatagtctaaacaattgttttattttacatacatttgacAAAACAATGTCTAATTGCTCTTCTGTCATAATTAATGCATCTTGGAGTTTAACAGATAATGCAGCAATGcaagtaaattgtttaaaaggaGAAGCACCTTGAGTACATTCTAAAAGCAATGCTATTCCTTTAGCGTAGTTAGCTTGAGATACTAATTCTTCaagttttttttcagtttgtaactaaaaatatacattttttttttttaagaaattataaaaacatacttttgtattttatcttaCCAGCATTTTGATActatttaaagaatttaataaatcgagaattaaagatttttttctgCAATTGCCCAAAAGACCCAAACCAGCTGTAGTGATTTGTCTTTTAGCTAGTTTTAAGCAATTTTTAGCATATTCACAATTTTCTAaactagattttaaattattttgtaacattccaattctataaaaaaaaaaataagatacctaataataataataataatataaaaattaatttataataattataaaaattagttacttGTCTAATTCATCATCACATGCAGCTTGATTTTCAAGAATCAATTGTAGCAACTGTTTCTCAACAATTTCATGTTGTGCCCTTAGGTTTTTTACATCATTAGCAATCAGTTTTTTATCAAGGACTCTTGGCAATTTCTAGAATTAgtaatgtgtttatttaaataatattcaaaatgattGGTTCACCGAGAAAAAAATAgcacaatgataataaataataatatatcaatatgaagagcaaatattaacattttattttctcgaTGATcagattatatataataaataatatttgaaaataatgtaagaCCTACTTCTAGCTCAAATTTAGCAAAATCAAAATCAGAACTGTTAAAATATACTTgatctatatttgatataagTTCAGCATCACgtttttcaacaaatttttcattattcacaGCTTTTAATAAAAGTGAGTCACTTTTTTTGCTAGAAATATCCTGAAAGTCTTGTGATCCTATGAGCGGTACTTTCACAGcagtctataaaaatataaatcaaacaacggtaattaattatatattatacaaatattaaaataaaataaaaataaaaaattgtctgaTATTTGTTTGtgagtaaaaaagcttaaaattaatataatacaatgttcttaattttacttaatagaatatttaaaaaaataaaatgtttagttatcttgttgtaattcaaaatattttaatataaaataatattcatagagACTGCAAATTTATCgattatacaaattttactgtttactaaaaacaataagtacatttttaaaaatatttagaagaaTTTCAGCTATTTTTACCatgacataaattataaaatatctttatacaTGGGCTTGGAGGCTGACTTACAGTCTCTGACTTAGGCGCAACAAGGTGTTGATTGGGGAGAGGGGCATAGCTAAACATACcggataaatattaaatatacctatatattgatgtaaatttaaatttattgaaagccatattttgtaaacatacgAACTTGGTAGTAGATTATGGGAGAAATATATACACTGATTAATAAGGAAAAAACCTAAAGGCCCCCCAAAATTGTtccttttttaatatactattttccAAATAAGAAAACCCACTTTTTTTTGTGCACGCGGAGTATGGTAAAAATGTTGTGACAATACAGTTCACTGTAGTTTTACAGTTTCAAGTCGAGAAACACCACAGTGTATATGTAGTAAACTGTATTGTCACCA
It contains:
- the LOC100166136 gene encoding syndetin; this encodes MAELKQKLKNLLDTKTAVKVPLIGSQDFQDISSKKSDSLLLKAVNNEKFVEKRDAELISNIDQVYFNSSDFDFAKFELEKLPRVLDKKLIANDVKNLRAQHEIVEKQLLQLILENQAACDDELDKIGMLQNNLKSSLENCEYAKNCLKLAKRQITTAGLGLLGNCRKKSLILDLLNSLNSIKMLLQTEKKLEELVSQANYAKGIALLLECTQGASPFKQFTCIAALSVKLQDALIMTEEQLDIVLSNMCFNFDNEKYSAIQEAYRRLGKTRIAIDQLHMHYTSAVHSTSFDTINLFVNTDKVENNKNSFALLCQCVPDEQLIPCLIALSKIFWNILQSYKKAADWHREFKDISTDSEDDIEEYVNQEYISKKFEIGPTRLWGDIITKISNLVFNSNMTKFKFDDFLQVLSILNKHIKIGEEFCNSKSEQLQNDTKKSCISYFHTYHKNCLDELTIFFENESWTPCPVKREFNLFQLQEYRTIKNHIQKTDSSHLTHSRNSSMDSSSISTSEYLHFTSDKSPFDNDLNTTYCEDILDTEMDGNSVCSDDTNNSYEDTENDNITADNYERPPLLTNTTLTVMRHCGKYLKICNILKSISEDVVTCLCQLFEYYLYSVHLLFTSDILPQICSGVNSVKLQSVITRICNTLIQCNHENETNQDPFIREPVALHMLSLSDANNLYSISERIVAVESLVFLGEQYKLLHSYLNTLLTSDTSSYSLQQFFNQTVAVAVDLRKPVYGRVICKSIDYNQVLGMMTKVNWEVKDIMCEHSGYVDYFLQELRAFFKTLKTSTPNIYLNEQVLNSIWEAIAVLVSSVFIEGFSLAKKCSNAGRALMQLDFTQFMSQINSICPINPLPHKELVEVYIKAYYLPETSLETWTRDHQEYTHKQLLAVINCVCQNNKRSRQKLTNLLEESLQR